A stretch of DNA from Leptolyngbya subtilissima AS-A7:
GGCTGATGGTCAGCCTGTGGCGCGATTACCGGGTAGCAAAATCCGATGCCAGCTACTGGATCGACAATGCCCAGCTCACACTGTTAATCGACGGGTTCGACCACCTGCCCACCGCCCAAAAGCGCAAGTGCGCCGCGGCGGTTGAAACCCTGCTGCGCAGTAACCCCAACCAAACCGCCCTGCTCTGCTGCCGCCGCCAGGTGCTGGAGTCGTCAGGGCTCACTTTTGACCAGTTCAACGGCGGCATCAACATCATTCCTCTAGCGGCCCAGCAGGTCAAAGACTACGTGCTGGCCCAGAACCGGCCCGAGCTATGGCCGATGATCAAGGGCAGCAAGCTGCTTCAGCAGTTGGCCAGATTGCCCCTGGTGCTAAACCTGCTAGTGGCGATGCCCAACCTGGCGGTGCCCCCCCTGCGCAGTCGAGCCGACCTAATCGGGCGATATCTGGCTGAGGGGTTAGCTAAAGCAAAGGGCGACCCAGCCCAGCACCGAGCAGCCTTGAGCTGGCTGGCCGAGCAGCTCAGCCAGCGCCCTCGTACCTTTTATTTGGATGACCTAGATCGGAGCTGGCTGCCCGAACCGCGCCAGTTACTCTATCGGTTGTTGGTGGGGCTAGCGATCGCCTTAATCATGGGGCTGGTGGGAGGCAACCTGCTGCTGGGAGTAGCCCTGGGGCTGATGGCCTCGCAGATTGATCTGGAGAGTTTTCCCTATGTGCGGCTGGGGGTGGCGATCGCTCCCATGAGTCGCCTAATTTCCCTAGCGCTCACCTGCGGCGGGCTAGCCCTGGTGCTGGGTCTCGGGTTGGGCAGCGTGGCCGCCCTAGTGCTCAGCCCCTTTGGCCTTGGGGTAGTCGGGTTTGGCGGAGCCGGGGCCGTAGGTGCCGTGCTGGGCTGGAGCTTAGGTTTGGTCGGGCTGCTCCAGGGCGGGGTGCCTGGGGCGGCTCAAATTCGCCAGATCCCCAATCAAGATGTGACCCTGGCCCTGCGGAATACGGTGGTGCTGGTGGCGGTGCTGGGCGCGATTTTGGGGCTACTGCTAGTACTCCCTGCAGTGGTGAGCGGTCAGCCGCCGCTGATGCTGTTGCCCCTCAGCCGCCTGAGGCTGATCGTGGGGTGCCTGGTGATTCTCACCCTGTGGTTGTCTTTTAGCTTGCAGCACGCTCTGGTGCGGCTGCTGTTGGGCGGTAAGCAAGGTCTGCCTCAGGCGGCACGACCCTGGCTTGAGACCATGGTGACGGCTGGGCTGCTGCGGCGCATCGGAGGCGGCTATAGCTTTGGTCACGAAGAACTGCGTCAGGCGATGGTCGAAGACCAGCCCTAGGGGCCAACGCACTAGAAAAACCTGGGAGCGATCGCTCCCTCTGTTGGGTAGGCGTCATCTGAATAACGCGCTAACGCGTACAGTAGGCAGGGTTGTGGCCCGGCTACTACGAGCTTTGTCTTCGATAGCGGTAGATTAGACCCGATTTCTGGATGTCTGCTACTGCGTGCTTGCTCTACTTAGGCCACTCTCAAACACGTCGGCCAAAATTTACTGGATAGTGCTCGGTTAGCTGGCCTGAGGCTGCACCCGCCGCTTCTGCTCTTTACCGTCTTTTAGCCATGCCGTCTCTATCGAGATCTGTTTCTAAACCGATCGACAAGGCTAAATCGCGCCCGCCGGTACGCTGGGCGACCTTGATCATAGCCGCGATCGTAGGGCTGTCGGCAGCCATTGTGCTGGCCTGGTTTGTGGGTGAAGCGCAGATTACCAAAATTTTTGCCCAGCTCCAGATGTTGCAGAATCAGCCCCCGATGTGGCTTGAGGTACCCATGGTGGCTGCCCAATATTTGGTGGCCCCCACGGTGGTGCTGCTGCTGCTGGCTTTTGCCATCACCCGCATTTCGCCTCGGCCTCAGCCCTGGTCGCGGTGCGTTGTGATTAGCATTTTGCTGGTTTTGGTAACCCGCTATCTCGTCTGGCGCTGCCTCTCTACCCTCAATCTAGCCTCACCCCTAGAGAGCACCTTTAGCCTGCTGCTGCTTGGGGTGGAGCTGTTTGGCCTCACCATCAGCATTATTCAACTGCTGCTGCTGCTGCGGGTGCGCGATCGCCGCTTCCAGGCCGATGCGCTAGAGCACGAGGTCATCCAGGGGCATTACCAGCCCTGGGTAGACGTATTTATCCCCACCTACGATGAACCAGCCTTTATCCTGCGCCGCACTGTCATCGGTTGCCAGGCAATGGATTACTCGCGCAAAACCGTATATCTACTCGACGACACCCGCCGACCTGAAATCAAAGCCTTAGCAGCAGAATTGGGCTGCCAGTACCTGACGCGCCCCAACAACAACCACGCCAAAGCGGGCAATCTCAACCATGCCCTTGGACTCACCCAGGGAGAACTGATCGCCTCCTTTGATGCCGACTTTGTGCCAACGCGCAATTTTCTCTGCCGCACTGTGGGCTTTTTTCAAAACTCAACGGTGGGGCTGGTGCAGACCCCCCAAAGTTTCTACAACCCTGACCCCATTGCCCGCAACCTGGGTTTAGAAGGGGTGTTAACCCCCGACGAAGAGGTCTTTTACCGCCAGATTCAACCCATGCGAGACGGGTCAGGCAGCGTGGTCTGTGCCGGCACCTCGTTTGTGGTGCGCCGCAGCGCTTTAGAAGACAGCGGTGGATTTGTCACCGAATCGCTCAGCGAAGACTACTTCACCGCCATCCGCATAGCGGCCCTGGGCAACGAAGTTATCTATTTAGACGAACAGCTCAGTGCGGGCCTGGCAGCGGAGAACATCTCAGCCCACGTCACCCAGCGGCTGCGGTGGGCCAGGGGTACCCTTCAGGCGTTTTTCATCGACTCTAATCCCCTAACTATTCGAGGGCTGTCTCTGCTGCAGCGCCTGGGGCATCTCGAAGGACTGATGAATCAGTTGGGCAGCATTCCCCGCCTAGTGCTATTGCTGATGCCCTTGGCCTACTCGTTTCTCAATGTGGTGCCTATTCAGGCCAATACCCGCGAAGTGCTGTATTTCTTTTTGCCCTACTACCTGGTGCAGCTCACCGTGTTTGCCTGGCTCAACCACTACTCCCGCTCGGCGCTGATTTCTGATATTTATTCGGTAGTGTTGGTGTTTCCCCTAGCGGCGGCGGTGGTGCAAGCTCTAGTCAGACCATTTTCGAAGGGTTTTGATGTCACCCCAAAGGGCACGTCTAACCAAACGTTTCAGTTTAATTGGCGGCTGAGCCTGCCGCTGGTGATTTTGTTTGGGCTGACCGCCGTCAGCCTGTGGCGCAACTTGGGCCTGTGTTTGATGGTCGGCTGGGGCAGTGACAGCTATGGTCTCCAAGCAAAGGGGCTGGCCTTGGGCTGGCTGTGGAGCGCCTACAACCTGGCGATGATCGCGATCGCTCTGCTAATTTTGCTGGATGTCCCTCGCCCCAACCCCCATGTGTGGCTGGATCTGCGCCGGGTGGTGAAGCTGTCGCCCCGGCTGTTTCAGGTGGCGTCGGACGATGGCCTCGACCCCAGTCCCAGTGGCCCTATCCCCAAAACTTGGTGGGGCATTACTACGCAAATGTCAGAGGCCGGGGTTGAGGTCGCCCTCACCCAGCAGGTTTCCCCAGAGCATCCCCTCAGCGTAGGGATGGCGGTAGATCTAGAAATCGCCGAGGAGGCGATCGCCCTAGAAGGCATCGTCACCGCCGTAGTCTACCAAGACGAGTTGCCCCATCTGCGGGTGCAGTTTGGCCCCATGGCCCCTGCCACCTACCGTGCCCTGGTCACCACCCTGTTTTGCCGCCCTGGTCAGTGGAAGCGGTGGAACAGCCCCGGCGAGCTGCGATCGCTCGGGCTGCTGCTACGGGTGCTGTTTTGGCCAAGATGGGCGCAGGACCTCAGTTCTAGAGCAATGCCGGTGGCCAAAGGGTAAACCATCCGCCCAGAAACACTCTATGATGGCGGCTATCACACTACCCACCGCGCCTTTGTCGCCCTGCGCTCCAGCCTATGCAGATCACCTACGACCCCGATCGCGACATCCTGCAAATCGCCTTTAATCAGCGCGAAGTCGGCGAAACCGCCCGCATTTCGCCCAACCTCATTCTCGATTACGACGACGACGGCATGGTTGTGGGGCTTGAGCTGCGCGAGGCCTCTCGCCGGGTTGATAGTCCCCTCTCGGTCACGTTTACCGTAGGCGACGCCGATCTCGAAAAGCCGCAGCCGTAGAGGCCCAGCAGAATTGCCTGGGCTAGCTCCAGGAGAACTGAGTTTAGGGTAATTGCAAATTCAGTGGCGCAATGCTGCAATCAGCGCAGCAAAAAAAGGGGAGGCAATGCCTCCCCAGTCATCATGACTTACTCTCAATCATCAATCGTTAGCGCAGAGACATCTCTTGCTCTGAGTTAGGCTTCACCCGCTTCAATGGCGGGGTTTTCGTTGCCACCTAGGCTGATTTTGACGACCTTATTGCGGGCTTCAACCACCTTGGGCAGAGTCAGAGTCAGCACGCCGTGGGTAAAGTCAGCCACAACTTTGTCGTTCTGCACAGCGTCGGGCAGATTGACCATGCGCTGGAAGCTGCCGTAGCGGGTGTCGTCATAGAGCACCTGGGTGCCTTCTTCGGCAGGGGCTTCGGGAGCTTTGCGAACGCCAGCAATGGTTACACTGTCAGCGGCTACCTGCACGTCGAGGTCGGCAGCAGTGACGCCCACTAAGTGAGCCGTCAACACGAAATCATGGCCGTGGTCAACTAAGCGAATGGCAGGAGCCCAATCGGTCTTAGTCAATGCTTCATTGGTGAGATCGCCGAAGGCCTCGTTGATCTGGCGACGAATGGCATTAATTTCGGTGATGGGGTCTAAGTAGCGACGAATAATCATAGGTTCTAAACCTCCTGGTACTTGCCTTTGCAAACGTCTAAGGTGAGTCAGGTCAAGCATTTGCGCTTTCACTCTCTACAGCTACTATGGTGCGCCAGAGCTGCTTCTACCTCCAGTCGTAGGAACCCTACTGTGATGGCGAACTTCCCTCCCGTACCAATTGTGGGGTTAACCGTAAGGCAATTTTCAGCTCGAAACCGGCTCGACGAGCATCGAGACGTTCTCACCACCGATACTCCCAAATTCAGAGCCGCTCTCAGCTGCAAGTGATGGGCAGTCTAAAGCGTGACTAGGTCGGGATAGTTGGCGAGCAGTTCATCGCCGCTTAGGCTATCGGTGGGGTCCTGGGGTGTCCACAGCAGCTCGTAGACCAGCAAATAGGCAGGAGAAATAGAGCCTAAGCGCTGCAATACCGCTCTTAGGTCAGCAACAGAGTTGACGGTGCTGAACAGGGGGCGATCGTCTGCCGTGCCCAACAGCAGCGTCACCACAATGTGCGAGGCCACATCTCCGCTGGGGCCGACGGACATCGCCCGTCGCTGCACCTCGCCGCCCACATTCACCAAAGTTTCGACGGTGAACTTACTGCGCTCTTGAATCGACAGCCGCTCAAATCGTTCCGCCGCCTGCTCACGTCCGGCCACCGTCTGCGATTCGGCTCGCACGTGGGTCCAATAATCAGGGTGACGCAGCAGCGCCAGCACTGTTTCGCGCAGCTGTGCGGCTAGCCCCGTCGGGGTAGTGAGGTCGGCATTGAGGGCAATGCGATCGAGGTCGCGCTGAAGATCTCTTGCCCCCGCTAGCAGCACTATCTGTAGACGCGTCACGGTGACAATGTTGTTGAGCAGTTCACTCTGGCTACCCGCCGTCGCTGGGCTGTCAAACCGACTAGTGCCGCCCTGCAGATAGTTAAACGCGATGGGCAGCAAAATAAAACCTACCACCACAATCACAATCAAGAACCCACCGCCACCGCCACCGCCCGTGCCCACATACACCGGAGCAGGAGCATAAGTTGGGTAGGGCACAATCACTGGCCCTGGGGCCGAGCGATAGCCGTAGCTACCGCCACCGTAACTGCCGCCATAGCCGCCACCATAACTGCCTCCATAACCACCACCATAGCTAGGCAAACTGCGCGGAGCCGAGGGCGCAGGCGCAGAGGGACGGCTGAAGGAGCCCCCTCGGCTCATGCCGCCGCTGACGGACTGCTCTCTAACAGTTCCCGATGGCAAAAAGCCCTGGCTGAGCCGCTCCTCGATCGCCCCTAGGGAAAGGTGATGGCTCTTCACCACCGGCACTACCCCCAGATAGACCACCATCGCAATCATGACGGTAGTGGCAGCAATCATCCACCAAAGCCGCTTAAAGCTAGAGCTCACCTGCATCACGGGTTCTCCAATAGTTCATTCAATGTAGAGTTTGTAGATCGCTAGAACCTCTCCTTGAGTATCCAAGAAACTTCATAGCTTGGGGGTTAATAATCCTAAACTCATCGTCCGTAGCACCCTTGAGAGAGCACTAGTGGCAAAACTACATCTGGAATGGGTGAAGTGGGTCAGGGGTTATCAGTGCAGGTCTAGCCGTTAGCGCATCCGCTCGGGTTGGCACGGTCATCAGTTAGCGAGGGCCTAGGCAGGTTACGTTGCCAAAACCGTAACTCCACACCGCTTCCTTATAGTTCATTGATAGATTGCCTAAGGACTCAGGGGAGATACAGTCAGCGTTTTGAGCCACGCCTAAGCAGAAGACTGTGGTTCTCCCTGCTGAACTTTAGGTGTGAGATTCATCATGAACAAGCGAGTGTTTTCTACTCTTTTAGGCGCTGGTTTAGTAGCTGCTTCTCTAGGCGGTGGAGTGATGGCAGGGGGCCAAGCCCTGGCCCAGCCCCAGCCCGAATGGCACAACTGCATGACCCGTGAGGTGTTTACGCCCGAGAAGCAGGCTTGGTGCGATCGCTGGGACACCCTGATCAACGGTACCTACACTGTGCCCCTCGGCTTTGGCTCCGAGCCTACTTTTGAAACCGTCACCCTGGAAAATGGCGAGTACAATCGCCCCGGCGAACTGCTGGTCAGCATGGCCAAAGAACCCAACTGGCTGGCCTTTGGCGATATCAACGGCGACGGCAAAACTGATGCCGCCGTATTTTTTGGCGTTAACCAGGGGGGCGGCACTAATCTGGTCACCTACGCAGCAGCCGTGATGGATGTGGACGGCGAAGCTCAGGCATTGCGCCCCGTCGCTGTGGGGGAACGAATTATGCTCAACGGCCCTACCACCATTGAAAATCAACGCATTAACGTGTCGCAGCTGACCCAAACTGAGGTAATCAACCGCAGTTTCGTGGTCGATGACGACAGCCTCAGCGAGCTGGCTCAGCTGCCGGGGCCGGTAGATTCCAGCGTGCTCGATGGCACCATCGTGTTTTCGCAGACGCCAACCTACGCGGTGAGGGTATTTACTCAGCAAGGGCAGCCTCGCATCAACCTGTTTAACAAGACCACCGGGCGGCAAGAGCTAAATGCGGCCCCGGCGACCGCTAACGCTTCCGCAGCAGGCACCATCTTCACCCACAACGGCACTCCCGCCGTAGAGGTAACGATCGCTGCTAACGGCGCCCAAACCATTGAGGTCAACAACGCCGTGCAAACCAACTCCGCCAGCGTGACTGGCACCGTCGGCTATCTGCCCCGCATTGCCATGCCCCCCAACGCTGTTTTGGAGGTCAGCCTGGTAGATGTCAGCCGGGCCGATGCGCCAGGGGTGGTGCTTGCTTCTCAGAGCATGGTGTTTGGCGATCGCCAGGTACCGATCCCCTTTGAGCTGGTCTACAACCCCGACCAGATTGACCCACGCTTGAGCTACGCGGTGCAGGCCCGCATTATTGTCGACGGGGATCTACGATTTACCACCACCAGCCGCTTTGCAGTAATCACCCAAGGTAACCCCACCAATGTAGAAGTTCGGGTTGAACAGGTTTCGCGGTAAGCCTAGGGCAACGAGTGGTTCTATCGGTTATAGAACTAATCGTGAGAACCACCCGCAAACCAATGCTGTTTACTTATCCTGACTTTCCAAGGCAAGCAGCGTGAAGATTCTAGCTAGGCTGCACTAAAACCCCTCCAAGCCAGCTTTTGCCAGGTTGAGGGCATTGGATTCAGTATTAAACGCTAAGCCTCTAAACAGCTCTACGAGAAAATACTGAGTACATTTGCTCATTAGCTTAGGTTATCAAATCAACACACAATCAGTAGAGATTGTGTTAATGAAAATCTGTACTTGTTGTTACAATGAGAGACGGAGGAGATGAGAGCCCTCCAGCGGAAAAATTATCTAACCTTCGGCGCTGCACAAAACGCTGAGTTTTTGATGGTTTCTTCCAGATTGAGAGAACAACGTAGATATTTAGTATCACCCACGTCGGCTTCCCTAGGGAGCCGATTTTTTTATTCTTTACGATCGCGATCGCCCTTCACTCTGCCTCTAGA
This window harbors:
- a CDS encoding NACHT domain-containing protein, producing MVTTFLRSLLPEPPTVASLKTLAQGADRQIAARRAGLPLVTPRRDIPMNYRVWGLKFGSQDNEVLTSVGSIADRFQRDGIDGRLLILGEAGVGKTHTLLAVGELLAKRSGPVPVLVDVSAWTGETMRDWLMVSLWRDYRVAKSDASYWIDNAQLTLLIDGFDHLPTAQKRKCAAAVETLLRSNPNQTALLCCRRQVLESSGLTFDQFNGGINIIPLAAQQVKDYVLAQNRPELWPMIKGSKLLQQLARLPLVLNLLVAMPNLAVPPLRSRADLIGRYLAEGLAKAKGDPAQHRAALSWLAEQLSQRPRTFYLDDLDRSWLPEPRQLLYRLLVGLAIALIMGLVGGNLLLGVALGLMASQIDLESFPYVRLGVAIAPMSRLISLALTCGGLALVLGLGLGSVAALVLSPFGLGVVGFGGAGAVGAVLGWSLGLVGLLQGGVPGAAQIRQIPNQDVTLALRNTVVLVAVLGAILGLLLVLPAVVSGQPPLMLLPLSRLRLIVGCLVILTLWLSFSLQHALVRLLLGGKQGLPQAARPWLETMVTAGLLRRIGGGYSFGHEELRQAMVEDQP
- a CDS encoding glycosyltransferase family 2 protein, whose protein sequence is MPSLSRSVSKPIDKAKSRPPVRWATLIIAAIVGLSAAIVLAWFVGEAQITKIFAQLQMLQNQPPMWLEVPMVAAQYLVAPTVVLLLLAFAITRISPRPQPWSRCVVISILLVLVTRYLVWRCLSTLNLASPLESTFSLLLLGVELFGLTISIIQLLLLLRVRDRRFQADALEHEVIQGHYQPWVDVFIPTYDEPAFILRRTVIGCQAMDYSRKTVYLLDDTRRPEIKALAAELGCQYLTRPNNNHAKAGNLNHALGLTQGELIASFDADFVPTRNFLCRTVGFFQNSTVGLVQTPQSFYNPDPIARNLGLEGVLTPDEEVFYRQIQPMRDGSGSVVCAGTSFVVRRSALEDSGGFVTESLSEDYFTAIRIAALGNEVIYLDEQLSAGLAAENISAHVTQRLRWARGTLQAFFIDSNPLTIRGLSLLQRLGHLEGLMNQLGSIPRLVLLLMPLAYSFLNVVPIQANTREVLYFFLPYYLVQLTVFAWLNHYSRSALISDIYSVVLVFPLAAAVVQALVRPFSKGFDVTPKGTSNQTFQFNWRLSLPLVILFGLTAVSLWRNLGLCLMVGWGSDSYGLQAKGLALGWLWSAYNLAMIAIALLILLDVPRPNPHVWLDLRRVVKLSPRLFQVASDDGLDPSPSGPIPKTWWGITTQMSEAGVEVALTQQVSPEHPLSVGMAVDLEIAEEAIALEGIVTAVVYQDELPHLRVQFGPMAPATYRALVTTLFCRPGQWKRWNSPGELRSLGLLLRVLFWPRWAQDLSSRAMPVAKG
- a CDS encoding DUF2283 domain-containing protein encodes the protein MQITYDPDRDILQIAFNQREVGETARISPNLILDYDDDGMVVGLELREASRRVDSPLSVTFTVGDADLEKPQP
- a CDS encoding Hsp20/alpha crystallin family protein, coding for MIIRRYLDPITEINAIRRQINEAFGDLTNEALTKTDWAPAIRLVDHGHDFVLTAHLVGVTAADLDVQVAADSVTIAGVRKAPEAPAEEGTQVLYDDTRYGSFQRMVNLPDAVQNDKVVADFTHGVLTLTLPKVVEARNKVVKISLGGNENPAIEAGEA
- a CDS encoding DUF1517 domain-containing protein codes for the protein MQVSSSFKRLWWMIAATTVMIAMVVYLGVVPVVKSHHLSLGAIEERLSQGFLPSGTVREQSVSGGMSRGGSFSRPSAPAPSAPRSLPSYGGGYGGSYGGGYGGSYGGGSYGYRSAPGPVIVPYPTYAPAPVYVGTGGGGGGGFLIVIVVVGFILLPIAFNYLQGGTSRFDSPATAGSQSELLNNIVTVTRLQIVLLAGARDLQRDLDRIALNADLTTPTGLAAQLRETVLALLRHPDYWTHVRAESQTVAGREQAAERFERLSIQERSKFTVETLVNVGGEVQRRAMSVGPSGDVASHIVVTLLLGTADDRPLFSTVNSVADLRAVLQRLGSISPAYLLVYELLWTPQDPTDSLSGDELLANYPDLVTL
- a CDS encoding YbaY family lipoprotein gives rise to the protein MNKRVFSTLLGAGLVAASLGGGVMAGGQALAQPQPEWHNCMTREVFTPEKQAWCDRWDTLINGTYTVPLGFGSEPTFETVTLENGEYNRPGELLVSMAKEPNWLAFGDINGDGKTDAAVFFGVNQGGGTNLVTYAAAVMDVDGEAQALRPVAVGERIMLNGPTTIENQRINVSQLTQTEVINRSFVVDDDSLSELAQLPGPVDSSVLDGTIVFSQTPTYAVRVFTQQGQPRINLFNKTTGRQELNAAPATANASAAGTIFTHNGTPAVEVTIAANGAQTIEVNNAVQTNSASVTGTVGYLPRIAMPPNAVLEVSLVDVSRADAPGVVLASQSMVFGDRQVPIPFELVYNPDQIDPRLSYAVQARIIVDGDLRFTTTSRFAVITQGNPTNVEVRVEQVSR